Proteins encoded within one genomic window of Haematobia irritans isolate KBUSLIRL chromosome 5, ASM5000362v1, whole genome shotgun sequence:
- the ND-B14.7 gene encoding NADH dehydrogenase (ubiquinone) B14.7 subunit: protein MALSKAGYYDKPEGQDCFGKMVATNTYAATAGLAWSTVDVLMLSHPKGYLPTLARFAYNTGPMMGMASAFTLATYMATNVRGKDDRFNYFLGGFAAGGVYGAWRRSHVAGLVMGLFFGLAGVIKKTSIQEGWEFFPPLNHHAYMLGAKEHDHTLMADPKK, encoded by the exons ATGGCGTTGTCGAAGGCTGGCTATTATGATAAACCCGAGGGCCAAGATTGTTTTGGTAAAATGGTTGCCACAAACACTTATGCTGCCACTGCCGGTCTCGCCTGGTCCACAGTCGATGTTTTGATGTTGTCCCATCCAAAGGGTTATTTGCCCACCTTGGCTCGTTTTGCATATAACACCGGACCCATGATGGGTATGGCCTCAGCATTTACATTGGCCACATATATGGCCACAAATGTTCGTGGCAAAGATGATAG ATTCAATTACTTCCTTGGTGGTTTTGCTGCCGGTGGTGTTTATGGCGCCTGGAGACGTAGCCATGTCGCAGGTCTTGTTATGGGTTTATTCTTCG GTTTGGCCGGTGTCATTAAGAAAACATCTATCCAAGAAGGTTGGGAATTCTTCCCACCTTTGAATCATCATGCTTATATGTTAGGTGCCAAGGAGCACGATCATACATTAATGGCCGATCCCAAAAAATAG